Proteins encoded together in one Janthinobacterium tructae window:
- a CDS encoding S46 family peptidase: MKKSLIALAILSNFAHADEGMWMPQQLPQVAKELKAAGLKLDPTTLTKLTEFPMGAIVSLGGCSASFVSPQGLVATNHHCVYNSVAVNSTKERDLLANGFLAKTFAEELPAAPGSRIFVTSAVTNVSDKIITADVAKLQGKARIDAIEKNQKKLVAECEKEAGFRCTVSAYYGGLEFYLIKQLEIRDVRLVHAPPAGVGKFGGDTDNWMWPRHTGDYGFYRAYVSRDGKAADFSKDNVPYQPKHVLKLAKDGLKEGDFVMVLGYPGRTNRHRLPSEVAYTFDWNYPAFVKASGETLAIIARETKDNKDVALKYAGQVAGVNNYYKNRQGMLDSYAGSDFLARKTTEHDALKTWVNATPARKAEFAGDIEQVEKLIAERDADTKRDFFLSYAQPRLLNTARSLYRLANESTKADTERKSGYQTRDLPRLTSGVTSVERTYDEKVDKALVLNSLTKYAAQPAAQRRASFDAAIGIKDGMSPAELSAALDKLYANSKLADKEERAAWLKRTPAEFQASKDSFIQAAVAMYPDSLKNEAEDEELAGKIQQAYANYMKAKIAFMKSKGLAVYPDANSTLRVTFGKVAGRDHGADGTTWTAFTTVNGVAAKATGEGEFNAPAKQLAAIKAKDFGKFVDPKLKTVPVDYLATLDITGGNSGSAALNAKGEFIGLAFDGTLDSIISDWDYNKANTRSIQVDLRYMLWNMKHIDHADNLLKEMGAE, encoded by the coding sequence ATGAAAAAATCTTTAATCGCGCTCGCCATCCTGAGCAATTTCGCACACGCCGACGAAGGCATGTGGATGCCCCAACAGCTGCCACAAGTAGCCAAGGAACTGAAAGCGGCCGGACTGAAACTCGATCCGACCACCCTGACCAAACTGACCGAGTTCCCGATGGGCGCCATCGTCAGCCTGGGCGGTTGCTCGGCCTCGTTCGTCTCGCCGCAAGGCCTGGTTGCCACCAACCACCATTGCGTCTACAACAGCGTGGCGGTCAATTCGACCAAGGAACGCGATTTGCTGGCCAACGGCTTCCTGGCCAAGACCTTCGCTGAAGAATTGCCGGCCGCCCCGGGCAGCCGCATCTTCGTCACCTCGGCCGTGACGAATGTCAGCGACAAGATCATCACTGCCGACGTGGCCAAGCTGCAAGGCAAGGCACGCATCGACGCGATCGAAAAAAACCAGAAAAAACTGGTCGCCGAATGCGAAAAAGAAGCCGGCTTCCGCTGCACCGTGTCGGCCTACTACGGCGGCCTGGAGTTCTACCTGATCAAGCAACTGGAAATCCGCGACGTGCGCCTGGTACACGCGCCTCCAGCGGGCGTAGGCAAATTCGGCGGCGACACCGACAACTGGATGTGGCCACGCCACACGGGCGACTACGGTTTCTACCGCGCCTATGTCAGCCGCGATGGCAAGGCTGCCGACTTCAGCAAGGACAACGTGCCTTACCAGCCAAAACACGTGCTGAAACTGGCCAAGGATGGCTTGAAAGAAGGCGATTTCGTGATGGTCCTGGGCTACCCTGGCCGCACCAACCGTCACCGCCTGCCATCGGAAGTGGCCTACACGTTTGACTGGAACTACCCGGCCTTCGTGAAAGCCTCGGGCGAAACCCTGGCCATCATCGCGCGCGAAACCAAGGACAACAAGGATGTCGCGCTGAAATACGCGGGTCAGGTCGCTGGCGTGAACAATTACTACAAGAACCGCCAAGGCATGCTCGATTCCTACGCCGGCAGCGACTTCCTGGCGCGCAAGACGACGGAACACGACGCCCTGAAAACCTGGGTCAATGCCACGCCAGCACGCAAGGCGGAATTTGCCGGCGACATCGAGCAGGTGGAAAAGCTGATCGCCGAGCGCGACGCCGACACCAAGCGCGACTTCTTCCTCAGCTACGCACAGCCGCGCCTGCTCAACACGGCACGCAGCCTGTACCGCCTTGCGAACGAAAGCACCAAGGCCGATACGGAACGCAAGTCCGGCTACCAGACGCGCGATTTGCCGCGCCTGACCTCGGGCGTCACGTCGGTCGAGCGCACCTACGACGAAAAAGTCGACAAGGCGCTGGTACTGAACAGCCTGACCAAGTACGCCGCGCAACCGGCAGCACAACGCCGCGCCAGCTTTGACGCCGCCATCGGCATCAAGGACGGCATGTCGCCGGCCGAGCTGTCCGCCGCCCTGGACAAACTGTATGCGAACAGCAAGCTGGCCGACAAGGAAGAACGCGCAGCATGGCTGAAACGCACGCCAGCCGAATTCCAGGCCAGCAAGGACAGCTTCATCCAGGCAGCCGTCGCCATGTATCCGGATTCGCTGAAAAACGAAGCGGAAGACGAAGAACTGGCAGGCAAGATCCAGCAAGCCTACGCCAACTACATGAAAGCAAAAATTGCCTTCATGAAGAGCAAAGGACTGGCCGTCTACCCTGACGCCAACAGCACCTTGCGCGTCACGTTCGGCAAAGTTGCCGGCCGTGACCATGGCGCCGACGGCACCACCTGGACCGCTTTCACCACCGTCAATGGCGTCGCCGCCAAAGCCACGGGCGAAGGCGAGTTCAATGCACCAGCGAAACAACTGGCCGCCATCAAAGCCAAGGACTTCGGTAAATTCGTCGATCCCAAGCTGAAAACCGTGCCGGTCGACTACCTGGCCACCCTGGACATCACCGGCGGCAACTCCGGTTCGGCTGCCCTGAACGCCAAAGGCGAATTCATCGGCCTGGCATTCGACGGCACGCTGGACTCGATCATTTCCGATTGGGACTACAACAAGGCCAACACCCGTTCGATCCAGGTCGACCTGCGCTACATGCTGTGGAACATGAAACACATCGACCACGCCGACAACCTGCTGAAAGAAATGGGCGCTGAATAA
- a CDS encoding M14 family zinc carboxypeptidase, which yields MPPDLRTTYELGNHNQTTTWLECITFYKDLAARYPHVLHFEQIGLSDSGVPIHAGVVSADGVFDREQIKRAGRTVFFNNNGIHPGEPEGIDACMAIVRDLCTDSARLAALGSTVLLFIPIYNVDGSLNRANTSRVNQDGPEQFGFRGNSRHLDLNRDFIKCDSLNAQVFNRLLASWDPDVMVDTHTSNGADYPYTMTLIHTQTDKLGNGLGPFLQDTMLPHIFAAMESAGWPTCPYVNPVKDSPDHGIAEFLEVPRFSTGFAALHHVIGFMPETHMLKPFADRYASMRALLDITMAFTIEHGETIRQLRAQAKAAGRTQAEWPIHWTMNEEQASTFPFKGYAAQYTPSILGDYQRLSYDRSQPWERDIAYYNRFDADVTVAAPKAYVVPQAWREVIERLRWNGVEMSRITAEQTLTARYYHIASVGTRATAYEGHMFHDTVEVEARSGQFTVQAGDYVVSLEQDNARYAVETLEPQAHDSFFRWGFFNSVLEKKEAFSDYVFEDMASELLRDEPALAAKFAEWKAANPALLSNQEAVLDFIFEHCQRFAEPEWRRYPVIALM from the coding sequence ATGCCACCAGACTTGCGCACGACCTACGAACTCGGTAACCACAACCAGACCACGACCTGGCTGGAATGCATCACCTTCTACAAGGATCTCGCCGCACGCTATCCACACGTGCTGCATTTCGAACAGATCGGCCTGTCCGACTCGGGCGTGCCCATCCACGCTGGCGTCGTCAGCGCGGACGGCGTGTTCGACCGCGAGCAAATCAAGCGCGCAGGGCGCACCGTTTTCTTCAACAACAACGGCATCCACCCGGGCGAACCGGAAGGCATCGACGCCTGCATGGCCATCGTGCGCGACCTCTGCACGGATTCTGCACGCCTGGCGGCGCTGGGCAGCACCGTGCTGCTGTTCATTCCGATCTACAACGTCGATGGCAGCCTGAACCGCGCCAACACCTCGCGCGTGAACCAGGATGGCCCGGAGCAATTCGGTTTCCGCGGCAATAGCCGCCACCTGGACCTGAACCGCGATTTCATCAAGTGCGACAGCCTGAACGCGCAAGTGTTCAACCGCCTGCTAGCCAGCTGGGACCCGGACGTGATGGTCGACACACATACGTCGAACGGCGCCGACTACCCGTACACGATGACCCTGATCCACACGCAGACGGATAAGCTGGGCAATGGCCTGGGTCCCTTCCTGCAAGACACCATGCTGCCGCACATCTTTGCGGCCATGGAAAGCGCTGGCTGGCCCACCTGCCCGTATGTGAATCCCGTCAAGGATAGCCCGGACCACGGCATCGCCGAATTCCTCGAAGTGCCGCGTTTCTCGACCGGTTTTGCGGCCCTGCATCACGTCATCGGTTTCATGCCGGAAACGCATATGCTCAAACCGTTTGCCGACCGCTACGCTTCCATGCGTGCCCTGCTCGACATCACGATGGCGTTTACCATCGAACATGGCGAGACAATCCGCCAATTGCGCGCGCAAGCCAAGGCGGCGGGCCGCACGCAGGCGGAATGGCCGATCCACTGGACCATGAACGAAGAGCAAGCGTCGACCTTCCCCTTCAAGGGCTACGCGGCGCAATACACGCCGAGTATCCTGGGCGACTACCAGCGCCTGTCCTACGACCGTTCGCAGCCGTGGGAGCGCGATATCGCCTACTACAACCGCTTCGATGCGGACGTCACCGTGGCCGCGCCGAAAGCCTATGTGGTGCCGCAAGCCTGGCGCGAAGTCATCGAGCGCCTGCGCTGGAACGGCGTGGAAATGAGCCGCATCACCGCCGAACAGACGCTAACGGCACGCTATTACCACATCGCATCCGTCGGCACGCGCGCCACCGCCTATGAAGGCCATATGTTCCACGATACGGTGGAAGTGGAAGCGCGCTCGGGCCAGTTCACCGTGCAGGCGGGCGACTATGTAGTGTCCCTGGAGCAGGACAACGCGCGCTACGCAGTGGAAACGCTGGAACCGCAGGCGCACGACAGTTTCTTCCGCTGGGGCTTCTTCAACAGCGTGCTGGAGAAGAAAGAAGCGTTTTCCGATTACGTGTTCGAAGACATGGCATCCGAACTGCTGCGCGACGAACCGGCGCTGGCGGCCAAGTTTGCCGAGTGGAAAGCAGCCAACCCGGCCCTGCTGAGCAACCAGGAAGCCGTGCTCGATTTCATCTTTGAGCACTGCCAGCGCTTTGCCGAACCGGAATGGCGGCGCTACCCGGTCATTGCCCTGATGTAA
- a CDS encoding FUSC family protein translates to MHYALNLRTFIYSHYFYLGLRVAVGLVGLALLVQEISDSATAMTVCIGALCTTLMDMPSPLRHKFNEMLASVLLCSAVTLLISLCGPVQWLLMTVLVLVSFLASMMVVYGKKSMPLQLAALFIMTMSMEHQMTWQQSFHHAGLFMLGGLIYLAYAMAIAWVLRHRIKQQVLAEALFELAAYIDIKADFYDTRFNLTEQFNKLVRHQSILADRQQASRDLILRSHKNSKDAIVVQVHVCMLDLYELILSTHTDYALLRQHLADSDVLKSLHDLAYKAARDIEAVAYAVTRKRASYAQISYDKEWADIEAEIARLHAQGDAAQEALATLRAQRNKIRAILKMIVELHLATQKVYANVPFWSGADMAPFLSQQKYELKTLLSNLRLDSPVFRFALRVSMAISVGLLIGHWLPYAAHSYWIVLTIVIILRPTFSMTRQRRADRIIGTIIGCVVTAIVIRFVHSNIVLMAILFLSIVATPTFIYLRYRYTAIAVSLMILLQMHLVAPSNPNLVSERLIDTLIGAAVATVFSFVLANWEYQSLPRLVRQVLNVNLSYMQASFALLQGKCFDDFAYRIERKRLMDSLAALSSALVRMLDEPASKQRAVEDINLFIVQNYLLVAHVAALRSILGRHASQLPVAPVNALLGHSHTQVCLTLSRALEQLDDKAAICAPLATPAAPPVSDVAWSGWPLVKRRIRLLQEDADKIVVHSAAIVHIVSPR, encoded by the coding sequence ATGCACTACGCACTGAACCTGCGCACCTTTATTTACAGCCATTATTTCTACCTGGGCTTGCGCGTGGCCGTCGGCCTGGTGGGCCTGGCCTTGCTGGTCCAGGAAATCAGCGACAGTGCCACCGCCATGACGGTATGCATCGGCGCCCTGTGCACGACCCTGATGGACATGCCCAGCCCGCTGCGCCACAAGTTCAACGAAATGCTGGCTTCCGTGCTGCTGTGCAGCGCCGTCACCTTATTAATCAGCCTGTGCGGGCCCGTGCAGTGGCTGTTGATGACGGTACTCGTGCTGGTGAGTTTTCTCGCCAGCATGATGGTGGTGTACGGCAAGAAATCCATGCCCTTGCAGCTGGCCGCCCTGTTCATCATGACCATGTCGATGGAGCATCAGATGACGTGGCAGCAATCATTTCACCACGCGGGCCTGTTCATGCTCGGTGGCCTCATCTATCTGGCCTATGCCATGGCCATCGCCTGGGTCTTGCGCCACCGCATCAAACAGCAAGTGCTGGCCGAAGCCCTGTTCGAGTTAGCCGCCTACATCGACATCAAGGCCGATTTCTACGACACGCGTTTCAATTTGACGGAGCAATTCAACAAGCTGGTGCGCCATCAAAGCATTTTGGCCGACCGCCAGCAAGCGTCGCGCGATTTGATCTTGCGCAGCCACAAGAACAGCAAGGATGCCATCGTGGTGCAGGTGCACGTGTGCATGCTCGATTTATACGAGCTGATTCTTTCCACGCACACCGATTACGCGCTGCTGCGCCAGCACCTGGCCGACTCCGACGTGCTCAAATCCTTGCACGACCTCGCTTACAAGGCGGCGCGCGATATCGAAGCCGTGGCGTATGCCGTCACGCGCAAGCGCGCCTCGTATGCGCAGATCAGCTATGACAAGGAATGGGCCGATATTGAAGCGGAAATTGCCCGCCTGCACGCACAAGGCGACGCTGCGCAGGAAGCGCTGGCCACCCTGCGCGCGCAGCGCAACAAGATCCGCGCGATTCTGAAGATGATAGTTGAGCTGCACCTGGCCACGCAAAAAGTCTACGCCAACGTGCCGTTCTGGAGCGGCGCGGACATGGCGCCGTTCTTGTCGCAGCAGAAATACGAACTCAAAACCCTGCTGTCGAATCTGCGCCTGGACTCGCCCGTGTTCCGCTTCGCCCTGCGCGTGTCGATGGCCATCTCGGTGGGATTGCTGATCGGCCACTGGCTGCCGTATGCGGCGCACAGCTACTGGATCGTGCTGACCATCGTCATCATCCTGCGCCCCACCTTCAGCATGACGCGCCAGCGCCGCGCCGACCGCATCATCGGCACCATCATCGGCTGCGTGGTCACGGCCATCGTGATCCGCTTCGTGCACAGCAATATCGTGCTGATGGCCATTTTATTTCTCTCCATCGTGGCCACGCCCACCTTCATCTATTTGCGCTACCGCTACACGGCCATCGCCGTCAGCCTGATGATCTTGCTGCAAATGCACCTGGTGGCGCCCAGTAATCCGAACCTCGTCAGCGAACGCCTGATCGACACGCTGATCGGCGCGGCGGTGGCCACCGTGTTCAGCTTTGTGCTGGCCAACTGGGAGTACCAGAGCCTGCCACGCCTGGTGCGCCAGGTGCTCAACGTGAACCTCAGCTATATGCAGGCCAGCTTCGCGCTGCTGCAGGGAAAATGTTTCGATGATTTCGCCTACCGCATCGAGCGCAAGCGCCTGATGGACAGCCTGGCCGCGCTCAGCTCGGCACTCGTGCGCATGCTCGATGAACCGGCCAGCAAGCAGCGGGCCGTGGAAGACATCAACCTGTTCATCGTGCAAAATTACCTGCTGGTGGCCCATGTGGCGGCACTGCGTTCGATCCTGGGCCGGCATGCCAGCCAGCTGCCTGTCGCGCCCGTCAACGCCCTGCTTGGACACAGCCATACGCAAGTGTGCCTGACCCTGTCACGCGCGCTGGAGCAACTCGACGACAAGGCCGCCATCTGCGCCCCGCTGGCTACCCCTGCCGCGCCGCCTGTCAGCGACGTAGCCTGGTCGGGCTGGCCGCTGGTCAAGCGACGCATCCGGTTGTTGCAGGAAGATGCGGACAAGATCGTGGTACATAGCGCGGCGATCGTGCATATCGTCTCACCGCGCTAA
- a CDS encoding S9 family peptidase: MMKITDLAACGLLASGLLVSVAQAAPATEPALRDYRAVALSANGQHIAAIESSKAAEQPQPQRPHAVIVVRDAANGAIVQQFDPCSVCSYDKPSWSPDGRQLAFVGYDAKAGTAQLYLATLSQAPVRVLTSIKGVAGTARWSPDGKQLALLATVGARKLAGAVEAGVRQVGEVGSEDDAQRIAVVAVSGGEPRLLSPSDTYVYEYSWTPDGRGFVATSAQGNGDSNWWVAKLSHIDAATGALRVIASPAMQLNLPSVSPDGKTVAFIGGLMSDFGSIGGDIYTVPLAGGTPRNLTQDYRGTFNGVVWRGAGLLATALIDSQLALVPVDAQSGPAQPVLLGEISSSGSDGRLSFSADGRQAAAAQEDFTHASYLVAGPVGQLKKITRDNDGFAPQLTVQNVGWNNEQYKVQGWLLGPLSVEAGKRYPMIVNVHGGPGAAASPRYVAASTVIEELTQKGYFVFLPNPRGSFGQGQAFTRANMADFGGGDWRDILAGIDAVEKVAPVDGQRLGLIGHSYGGFMTMWGVTHSDRFKAAVAGAGVSNWISYYGQNGINQWMIPFFGASAYDKPEVYRRASPIESIKAAKTPTLIYVGERDVETPAAQSLEFWHGLRAMGVPSSLFIYDGEGHSFRKPEHQRDLQQRTIGWFERYLK, from the coding sequence ATGATGAAAATAACTGATCTGGCCGCCTGCGGCCTGCTGGCTAGCGGCCTTCTGGTGAGCGTGGCGCAGGCCGCCCCTGCCACCGAGCCGGCATTGCGCGATTACCGCGCCGTGGCCCTGTCGGCCAATGGCCAGCACATCGCCGCCATTGAATCGAGCAAGGCGGCGGAACAGCCGCAGCCGCAGCGCCCGCATGCAGTCATCGTCGTGCGCGACGCCGCCAACGGCGCCATCGTGCAGCAATTCGATCCATGCAGCGTGTGTTCTTACGACAAGCCCAGCTGGTCGCCGGACGGCAGGCAGCTGGCTTTCGTCGGCTACGACGCCAAGGCGGGCACGGCGCAGCTGTACCTGGCCACCCTGTCGCAGGCGCCGGTGCGCGTGTTGACCAGTATCAAGGGCGTGGCCGGTACGGCGCGCTGGTCGCCGGACGGCAAGCAGCTGGCCCTGCTCGCCACGGTGGGCGCGCGCAAGCTGGCCGGCGCCGTGGAGGCGGGCGTGCGGCAGGTGGGCGAAGTGGGCAGCGAAGACGATGCCCAGCGCATCGCGGTGGTGGCGGTGAGCGGCGGCGAACCGCGTTTGCTGTCACCAAGCGACACCTATGTGTATGAATACAGCTGGACGCCCGATGGCCGCGGCTTTGTCGCCACCAGCGCGCAAGGCAATGGCGACAGCAACTGGTGGGTCGCCAAGCTCAGCCATATCGATGCGGCCACGGGCGCCCTGCGCGTGATCGCATCACCGGCCATGCAGCTGAACCTGCCTTCCGTCTCGCCGGATGGCAAGACGGTGGCCTTCATCGGTGGCCTGATGAGCGATTTCGGCTCCATCGGCGGCGATATCTACACCGTGCCGCTGGCCGGCGGCACGCCGCGCAATCTTACGCAAGACTATCGCGGTACCTTCAATGGCGTCGTCTGGCGCGGCGCCGGCTTGCTGGCGACTGCGCTGATCGATTCGCAGCTGGCGCTGGTGCCTGTCGATGCGCAAAGCGGTCCGGCCCAGCCGGTGCTGCTCGGTGAGATCAGCAGTAGCGGCAGCGATGGCCGTCTGTCGTTCAGCGCCGATGGGCGGCAAGCCGCTGCCGCACAGGAAGATTTTACGCACGCCAGCTACCTGGTGGCGGGACCGGTGGGCCAGCTGAAAAAGATCACGCGCGACAATGACGGCTTTGCGCCGCAGCTGACGGTGCAGAACGTGGGCTGGAACAACGAGCAATACAAGGTGCAGGGCTGGTTGCTGGGACCGTTGTCGGTGGAGGCCGGCAAGCGCTACCCGATGATCGTCAACGTGCATGGCGGCCCGGGCGCTGCCGCCTCGCCCCGTTATGTGGCAGCGAGCACCGTGATCGAGGAATTGACGCAAAAAGGCTATTTCGTCTTCCTGCCGAATCCGCGCGGCAGCTTTGGCCAGGGCCAGGCGTTTACGCGCGCCAACATGGCCGACTTTGGCGGCGGCGACTGGCGCGACATCCTGGCCGGTATCGATGCGGTGGAAAAAGTGGCGCCCGTCGACGGCCAGCGCCTGGGCCTGATCGGCCATTCGTATGGCGGCTTCATGACCATGTGGGGCGTCACGCACAGCGACCGCTTCAAGGCCGCCGTGGCGGGCGCGGGCGTATCGAACTGGATCAGTTATTACGGTCAGAACGGCATCAACCAGTGGATGATCCCCTTCTTCGGCGCGTCCGCGTATGACAAGCCCGAGGTTTACCGCCGTGCCTCGCCCATCGAATCGATCAAGGCGGCCAAGACACCGACCCTGATCTACGTGGGCGAGCGCGACGTGGAAACGCCGGCCGCCCAGTCGCTGGAATTCTGGCACGGCTTGCGCGCCATGGGCGTGCCGTCCAGCCTGTTCATCTACGACGGCGAAGGCCATTCCTTCCGCAAGCCCGAACACCAGCGCGACTTGCAGCAGCGCACCATCGGCTGGTTTGAACGCTATCTGAAATAA
- a CDS encoding amino acid permease, which produces MSQTLVQKLCRTKPIDTTVEYGEGLSSSGLSRSIGLFSLTMIGVGATIGTGIFFTMVEAVPKAGPSVVLSFLIAAITAGLTALCYAELSFRIPASGSSYSFAYATVGEFLAFIMAACLLLEYGLAGSAVAIGWSSYLNNFLENAFGWHIPEMLRTPMIVSGPHGMEFHAGHINLPPIFLICMCGFLLLRGAKESALMNAIMVIIKLAILVFFVVIAFSGFNADNFFPFFNTDNSKGFAGMTGVTAAAGTVFFSFIGLDTVATAGDEVKNPTRNVPRGILGALLIVTVFYLLVAVAALGAQQAKLFEGQEAGLAVILQNVTGKTWPALVLSAGAVISVFSVTLVTIYGQTRILFAVSRDGLIPKSFQKIHPRTLVPVSNTIIVCLVVAVVAGSIDATYLWDMVSIGTLTAFMVVSVAVPVLRHKQGANRIEGFSVPFGPYVIPGLSILACLYIMRDLPHTTFVVFSVWMAVTVAIYFLYSMRHSHLGKKAR; this is translated from the coding sequence GTGAGCCAAACCCTGGTCCAGAAACTTTGCCGCACCAAGCCGATCGATACCACGGTCGAATATGGTGAAGGCCTCAGCAGCAGCGGCTTGAGCCGGTCCATCGGCCTGTTTTCCCTCACCATGATCGGCGTCGGCGCCACCATCGGCACGGGTATTTTCTTTACCATGGTCGAAGCCGTCCCCAAGGCGGGCCCTTCGGTCGTCCTGTCTTTCCTGATCGCCGCCATCACGGCCGGTTTGACGGCCTTGTGTTACGCGGAGCTGTCGTTCCGCATCCCCGCTTCCGGCTCCTCGTATTCGTTTGCCTACGCCACCGTGGGTGAGTTTCTTGCCTTCATCATGGCCGCCTGCTTGCTGCTCGAATACGGATTGGCGGGCAGTGCCGTGGCCATCGGCTGGTCGTCCTACCTGAACAATTTCCTGGAAAATGCCTTCGGCTGGCACATTCCCGAGATGCTGCGCACGCCGATGATCGTTTCCGGCCCGCATGGCATGGAGTTTCATGCCGGCCACATCAACCTGCCGCCGATCTTTTTGATCTGCATGTGCGGCTTCTTGCTGCTGCGCGGCGCCAAGGAATCGGCCCTGATGAATGCCATCATGGTCATCATCAAGCTGGCGATCCTGGTGTTTTTTGTCGTTATCGCGTTTTCCGGATTCAATGCCGACAATTTCTTCCCCTTCTTTAATACTGACAATAGCAAGGGCTTTGCCGGCATGACGGGTGTCACCGCCGCGGCCGGTACCGTGTTCTTCTCCTTCATCGGCCTCGATACGGTGGCCACCGCAGGCGACGAAGTGAAAAATCCCACGCGCAATGTGCCGCGTGGCATCCTTGGCGCCTTGCTCATCGTCACCGTGTTTTATTTGCTGGTGGCCGTGGCCGCCCTGGGCGCGCAACAGGCGAAATTGTTCGAAGGCCAGGAAGCGGGCCTGGCGGTGATCCTGCAAAACGTCACGGGCAAGACCTGGCCCGCGCTCGTGCTGTCGGCCGGCGCCGTCATTTCCGTCTTCAGCGTGACCCTGGTGACGATTTACGGCCAGACGCGCATCCTGTTTGCCGTCAGCCGCGACGGCCTGATCCCCAAGTCGTTCCAGAAGATCCACCCGCGCACCCTGGTACCGGTCAGCAATACCATCATCGTCTGCCTGGTGGTGGCCGTGGTGGCCGGCTCCATCGATGCCACTTATTTGTGGGACATGGTCAGCATCGGCACCCTGACCGCTTTCATGGTCGTCTCGGTTGCCGTGCCCGTGCTGCGCCACAAGCAGGGCGCCAACCGCATCGAAGGCTTCAGCGTGCCGTTCGGCCCGTATGTGATTCCCGGCCTGAGCATCCTGGCTTGCCTGTACATCATGCGCGATTTGCCGCATACGACGTTTGTCGTATTCAGCGTGTGGATGGCGGTCACGGTGGCCATTTACTTCCTGTACAGCATGCGGCATTCGCACCTGGGCAAGAAGGCCCGCTAA